From the genome of Pseudomonas sp. FP453:
ATTCTGTCTTACGGAAGAGAGGGGGCCTCCGGTATTGAATATGCAATTGTCGCGGCCATGTGTGCGGCGGTGATCGGGCTTTTCATGACGCCGATCAGCACTAAGGTAAAGGCCATTTTCACCTCGATTCAAACAGGTATCGGTACTTGATGCTCTAGCGAGTCGCGTTCTCCTCTTTTGCCGGAGCTCTACATGCACATCGCAGAAAGCATTCGTTTTATCTACGTGAAAGTGTGGGTCATGGTGAGCGCCAGGGACGGCGCCTCCGGCATTGAGTACGCCATTGTGGCGGCGATGTGCGCGGCGGTGATCGGGATCTTCATGACTCCCATAAGTGACCGTGTAAAGGTGCTGTTCAACCTGGTCGAGGCGAGCATCGCATCGACTTGATCAATCCCGCGACACGACTAACCTGAGTGCATCTTAGTGTCAGGATCTTTCGCCATGAGTCCCTCCGTGCCTTCTTCGCGGCAACAACTTCTCCTGGTGGACGACGAAGAGGACGCTCTGATCGAACTTGCCGAATCCCTCTCCAATGAGGGATTTGTGTGTTTTACCGCCACCTCCGTGACCGACGCGCTACAGGAACTGACCCTTAACCCGGATATCGCGCTGATCATCACCGACCTGCGCATGCCCGAAGAAAGCGGCATCTCCCTGATCAAGCGCCTGCGCGAACACACGTCTCGCCAGCACCTGCCGGTGATCGTGATGTCGGGCCATGCCGAGATGGATGACGTCAGCGACATGCTGCGCTTGCAGGTGCTGGATCTGTTTCGCAAGCCGATCTACCTGGTGCGGTTGATCGATACCCTCAACAGTTTGTTTCCCCTGCAGAAGCGCCAGTTCTAGCCGCCAGTTGGGCTCACTGTGGGCGCTGGCTTTTGTGGGAGCTGGCTTGCCTGCGATGGCGGTGGAGCAGCCAGCACTTGTACTGACTGACACACCGCTATCGCAGGCAAGCCAGCTCCCACAGAAGTCTCCCTATACACACATCATCAGAGTTGGTAACTAAAACTCAGCGTATACCGCGGTCGCCGGTCAAAGCTGTCCAGCGCGACGTCCGACAGCGGCTTGGCCGCCTCCAGCGCAATGTTGTAGTACTGGCTGTCGCCAAAGCGCAGGCCCACGGCGGCGGATGACAGGTCGTTGCCCCTGATCGGCAGTACGTTGAACCAGGTCTTGGCGCGGTCGAACACCACGTACGGTTGCAGGATGCGCACCCAGTCGCCGGCA
Proteins encoded in this window:
- a CDS encoding response regulator; translated protein: MSPSVPSSRQQLLLVDDEEDALIELAESLSNEGFVCFTATSVTDALQELTLNPDIALIITDLRMPEESGISLIKRLREHTSRQHLPVIVMSGHAEMDDVSDMLRLQVLDLFRKPIYLVRLIDTLNSLFPLQKRQF
- a CDS encoding Flp family type IVb pilin; translated protein: MFLDAIRKVFVKIQILSYGREGASGIEYAIVAAMCAAVIGLFMTPISTKVKAIFTSIQTGIGT
- a CDS encoding Flp family type IVb pilin — encoded protein: MHIAESIRFIYVKVWVMVSARDGASGIEYAIVAAMCAAVIGIFMTPISDRVKVLFNLVEASIAST